Proteins from a single region of Haloplanus sp. GDY1:
- a CDS encoding efflux RND transporter permease subunit, translating into MPAKVDYQRFVDAADDWITGRPGTVVFAFLLVTAVFAAGLPAVSTDSGTESFAEDVPEEEALQDVNEKFSAPFEPDEGSTQLIQRGENVLSKRGLLRMLAVQERLADDPDMRVVGTESAARLVARQLDPSVDGLEAERDAVERATSGEIRTAVGTLARTDPRFVALLSDDFNPTAASASGTIGIVTHEVPGGLAAGTGQGSASPLEPIQIEARFVADAADGDVVVFGSGITAVEFGTVISDSLLIVVPAAVFLIALFLVIAYRDLVDLLLGLAGLSMTIVWTFGFMGFAGIAFSQILIAVPPLLLAVGIDFGIHAINRYREERLTEADPERAMRTTTDQLLVAFFIVTATTVIGFLSNLVSDLPPIREFGTVAAVGIAFTFLVFGVFLPALKLYTDDLRDRYPLPTFSQTPIGSEGSTLGRGLSLGVIVARRAPVAFLLITAVAAGGAGYYAVGIDTTFSQEQFLPPEETPEFYDVLPEPVRPNEYTITATINYLEANFESSEDAEVVVYVEAPMERNTALESMWRAGENPPETFVRDGRHARETSIVTIVLAYQERDSEFDALVARNDRNANGIPDRNLDAVYDYLFASPARDRALDYLTENRRSARVVYAVKGDESDAAITADAREVADRYRGDATATGNIVVFKAISDIIFASAIVSLTLALVGTAVFLLLVYWVLEGRASLGLANLAPIVVTVACVGGSMRYLGFSLNAFTATVLAMTIGLGIDYSVHLTHRYIDERRLQPTVLDALSRSVYGTGGALLGSVLTTVFGIGVLVLSVFPAIGDFGLLTALSVVYAFLSSLLVLPPALVVWERVFGEATEPIPAPVRDADDPQ; encoded by the coding sequence GTGCCGGCCAAAGTCGACTACCAGCGGTTCGTCGACGCGGCCGACGACTGGATCACCGGCCGGCCCGGGACCGTCGTGTTCGCCTTCCTCCTCGTGACCGCCGTGTTCGCCGCGGGGTTGCCCGCCGTCTCGACCGACTCCGGGACCGAATCGTTCGCCGAGGACGTGCCGGAGGAGGAGGCGCTACAGGACGTGAACGAGAAGTTCTCGGCGCCCTTCGAACCCGACGAGGGGAGTACGCAACTGATCCAGCGCGGCGAGAACGTCCTCTCGAAGCGGGGGCTCCTGCGGATGCTCGCGGTTCAGGAACGGCTGGCCGACGATCCGGACATGCGCGTGGTGGGAACCGAGAGCGCCGCTCGGCTCGTCGCCCGGCAACTCGACCCGTCGGTGGACGGCCTCGAGGCCGAACGGGACGCGGTCGAGCGCGCGACGTCCGGAGAGATACGGACCGCCGTGGGGACCCTCGCGCGGACGGACCCACGGTTCGTCGCGCTCCTGAGCGACGACTTCAATCCGACGGCCGCCTCGGCGTCCGGTACCATCGGCATCGTCACCCACGAGGTTCCCGGGGGGCTGGCGGCGGGGACGGGACAGGGGAGCGCCAGCCCCCTCGAACCGATCCAGATCGAGGCGCGGTTCGTCGCGGACGCCGCCGACGGCGACGTCGTCGTCTTCGGATCCGGCATCACCGCCGTCGAGTTCGGGACGGTCATCAGCGACTCCCTGCTCATCGTCGTCCCCGCCGCGGTGTTCCTGATCGCGCTCTTTCTGGTGATCGCCTACCGTGATCTGGTGGACCTGCTTCTCGGGCTGGCCGGGTTGAGCATGACGATCGTCTGGACGTTCGGCTTCATGGGCTTCGCCGGCATCGCGTTCTCGCAGATCCTCATCGCGGTGCCGCCGCTGTTGCTCGCGGTTGGCATCGACTTCGGCATCCACGCCATCAACCGCTACCGCGAGGAGCGACTCACGGAGGCCGACCCGGAACGCGCGATGCGGACCACGACCGACCAGTTGCTCGTCGCCTTCTTCATCGTCACCGCGACGACGGTCATCGGCTTCCTGTCGAACCTCGTGAGCGACCTCCCACCAATCCGGGAGTTCGGCACCGTCGCCGCCGTCGGCATCGCCTTCACCTTCCTCGTGTTCGGGGTCTTCCTCCCGGCACTGAAGCTCTACACCGACGACCTTCGCGATCGGTACCCGCTCCCGACGTTCTCGCAGACGCCCATCGGGTCCGAGGGATCGACGCTGGGACGCGGCCTCTCGCTGGGCGTGATCGTCGCGCGGCGTGCGCCGGTCGCCTTCCTGCTGATCACCGCCGTCGCCGCGGGGGGTGCCGGCTACTACGCCGTCGGTATCGACACGACGTTCTCCCAGGAGCAGTTCCTGCCGCCCGAGGAGACCCCCGAGTTCTACGACGTCCTCCCCGAGCCCGTCAGGCCGAACGAGTACACGATCACGGCGACGATCAACTACCTCGAAGCCAACTTCGAGTCGAGCGAGGACGCCGAGGTGGTCGTGTACGTGGAGGCGCCGATGGAGCGCAACACGGCCCTGGAGTCGATGTGGCGCGCCGGCGAGAACCCGCCGGAGACGTTCGTCAGGGACGGCCGACACGCCCGGGAGACCTCCATCGTGACCATCGTCCTCGCCTACCAGGAGCGCGACTCCGAGTTCGACGCGCTCGTGGCGCGGAACGACCGGAACGCCAACGGGATCCCGGACCGGAACCTCGATGCGGTGTACGACTACCTGTTCGCCTCACCGGCCCGCGACCGCGCGCTCGACTACCTCACCGAGAACCGGCGCAGCGCCCGCGTGGTGTACGCGGTGAAAGGCGACGAGAGCGACGCGGCGATCACGGCCGACGCCCGGGAGGTGGCGGACCGCTACCGTGGGGACGCCACCGCGACCGGCAACATCGTCGTGTTCAAGGCGATTTCGGACATCATCTTCGCCTCGGCCATCGTCAGCCTCACCCTCGCGCTCGTCGGCACCGCCGTCTTCCTGTTGCTCGTCTACTGGGTGCTGGAGGGGCGGGCGTCGCTCGGCCTGGCGAACCTGGCGCCAATCGTCGTCACCGTCGCCTGCGTCGGCGGGTCGATGCGCTATCTCGGCTTCTCGCTGAACGCGTTCACCGCGACGGTACTCGCGATGACCATCGGCCTCGGCATCGACTACTCGGTCCACCTCACCCACCGCTACATCGACGAGCGACGCCTCCAGCCGACGGTCCTCGACGCGCTCTCGCGGAGCGTCTACGGCACCGGCGGCGCGCTCCTCGGGAGCGTCCTCACGACGGTGTTCGGCATCGGCGTCCTGGTCCTCTCGGTGTTCCCCGCCATCGGCGACTTCGGCCTGCTCACCGCCCTCTCGGTCGTCTACGCGTTCCTGTCGTCGCTGCTCGTGTTGCCCCCCGCGCTGGTCGTCTGGGAACGCGTCTTCGGCGAGGCGACCGAGCCGATTCCGGCCCCCGTCCGGGACGCCGACGACCCGCAGTGA
- a CDS encoding DMT family transporter, translated as MPAGRYRNAALFVLLGVLFGSSFVAIKAGLDALPALFFAALRFDIAAPILLAYSAWRHDAWRPRSRADLTAIAVGAATIVAANNGLLFLGQRTITPAAASVMYGLNPILSPAVAFLVLGQRLDVRGVVGILLGLVGVVVIVQPSPETLTSGSTVGQLYVLLAAAIIALGSVLMRRIDATLSSIPLTAWAMGLGALLLHGWSLAAGESVAGTAPTTALVLAVLVVSLPSTAAAYPIYFTLIRRIGPVRTNLVAYVVPIVAALTGWLLLGEPVTLATAVGFCVVVAGVALLERHVVAAELARAARWVGRR; from the coding sequence GTGCCCGCCGGTCGCTACCGAAACGCCGCCCTCTTCGTCCTCCTCGGCGTACTGTTCGGCAGTTCGTTCGTCGCGATCAAGGCCGGACTGGACGCGCTCCCGGCGCTCTTCTTCGCCGCCCTCCGGTTCGACATCGCGGCGCCCATCCTCCTCGCCTACTCGGCGTGGCGCCACGACGCGTGGCGGCCGCGGAGTCGCGCCGACCTGACCGCCATCGCCGTCGGCGCCGCCACCATCGTCGCCGCGAACAACGGCCTGCTCTTTCTCGGCCAGCGGACCATCACTCCCGCCGCCGCGTCCGTGATGTACGGCCTCAACCCCATCCTCTCGCCCGCCGTGGCCTTCCTCGTCCTCGGCCAGCGACTCGACGTCCGCGGCGTCGTCGGCATCCTCCTCGGCCTCGTCGGCGTCGTCGTCATCGTCCAGCCGTCGCCCGAGACGCTCACCTCGGGGTCGACGGTCGGCCAACTGTACGTCCTGCTCGCCGCGGCGATCATCGCCCTCGGGAGCGTGCTCATGCGGCGGATCGACGCGACGCTGTCGAGCATCCCGCTGACCGCGTGGGCGATGGGCCTCGGCGCCCTCCTCCTCCACGGCTGGAGCCTCGCGGCCGGCGAATCGGTGGCCGGGACGGCTCCGACGACGGCGCTCGTCCTCGCGGTGCTCGTCGTCTCGCTCCCCTCGACGGCGGCCGCCTACCCCATCTACTTCACGCTCATCCGTCGGATCGGTCCCGTGCGGACGAACCTGGTGGCGTACGTCGTCCCCATCGTCGCCGCCCTCACGGGGTGGCTCCTCCTCGGCGAACCCGTCACGCTCGCGACGGCCGTCGGCTTCTGTGTCGTCGTCGCCGGCGTCGCCCTCCTCGAACGGCACGTCGTCGCCGCCGAACTCGCCCGGGCCGCGCGGTGGGTCGGCCGTCGGTGA
- a CDS encoding class I SAM-dependent methyltransferase has translation MTDDRERWNEKYSTDEEFDLPDDPIPALERRVDELPTGRALDVATGTGRNARFLAAEGYAVDAVDVSDEALDRAARAAEAAGVEGVTWIRSDVADFEFEAGTYDVITVSFFAALDLLPDIKEALAPGGVLIYEHHLRSSDDVDVGPSSDRYKFRSNDLLRAALDLTVLEYRERIRLDAAGRTQAVATLVGRNSAGGRQSYPRAE, from the coding sequence GTGACCGACGACCGAGAGCGCTGGAACGAGAAGTACAGCACGGACGAGGAGTTCGACCTGCCGGACGACCCGATTCCCGCGCTTGAACGGCGGGTCGACGAACTGCCGACGGGGCGTGCGCTCGACGTCGCGACGGGCACGGGACGGAACGCCCGGTTTCTCGCCGCCGAGGGGTACGCCGTCGACGCCGTCGACGTCTCCGACGAGGCGCTGGATCGGGCCGCCCGCGCCGCCGAGGCCGCGGGCGTCGAGGGCGTGACCTGGATCCGGAGCGACGTCGCCGACTTCGAGTTCGAGGCGGGCACCTACGACGTGATCACGGTGAGTTTCTTCGCCGCGCTGGACCTGCTTCCCGACATCAAGGAGGCGCTGGCGCCCGGGGGCGTCCTGATCTACGAACACCACCTGCGGTCGAGCGACGACGTCGACGTCGGGCCGTCGAGCGACCGCTACAAGTTCCGGTCGAACGACCTGCTTCGGGCCGCACTCGACCTGACGGTCCTCGAGTACCGGGAGCGGATCCGCCTCGACGCGGCGGGACGGACCCAGGCGGTGGCGACGCTCGTGGGGCGGAACTCCGCGGGCGGTCGGCAGTCGTATCCGCGAGCCGAGTGA
- a CDS encoding DUF2237 family protein: MPTESNALGTDLEPCSTDPETGYLRDGCCHHLDADRGRHEICAVMTEAFLEFSRARGNDLTTPRPDLDFPGLEPGDRWCVCLGRWVEAEEAGVAPPVVLEATAEAVLEAVPFSTLLDHEYEGGDGDRRGE, encoded by the coding sequence ATGCCCACGGAGTCGAACGCCCTCGGCACCGACCTCGAACCCTGCAGTACCGACCCCGAGACCGGCTACCTGCGGGACGGCTGCTGTCACCACCTCGACGCCGACCGCGGGCGCCACGAGATCTGTGCGGTCATGACCGAGGCGTTCCTGGAGTTCTCGCGGGCGCGGGGCAACGACCTGACCACGCCGCGTCCGGACCTCGACTTCCCGGGGCTGGAACCCGGCGACCGCTGGTGTGTCTGCCTCGGCCGGTGGGTGGAAGCCGAGGAGGCGGGCGTCGCGCCGCCGGTCGTCCTCGAAGCCACGGCCGAGGCGGTCCTGGAGGCGGTTCCCTTCTCCACGCTCCTCGATCACGAGTACGAGGGCGGGGACGGGGACCGACGCGGCGAGTGA
- a CDS encoding HEAT repeat domain-containing protein, translating to MTDGDDETDLPAETLDSRLDAAAEDLDAAETEADLDDVEETLDGIAEDLDAADLPTPDEDEEDAEDPREELDARLDDLRDELAAARGPYASDVVDDVEAARDTLTDTEWTEDGEDEAAAAVAAFVDEVATILDADLSGDDAEALDAAAEAVADADLDADADAETIDDLLSATDDLAAGLDDAEEWDDLETHEQLRAQGFYDVLGHYKDFPPEWAALKEWEQRGNVEMVLLALDSFQSEFMERHCLEAITRMNDEAAFDAMHGRAGKRDKPGIKALGKMGAEDAVDTLLEYVDADSDPGLQKVTFKALGEIGSEAATGPLANKLAAENEQVRPYAARALGLIGDTRAVDPLADTLADDENDEVRAAAAWALRQIGTERALSAAADYADDRAYLVQHEASQAADALAVEGTA from the coding sequence ATGACCGACGGGGACGACGAGACCGACCTGCCGGCCGAGACCCTCGACTCCCGCCTCGACGCGGCCGCCGAGGACCTCGACGCCGCCGAGACGGAAGCCGACCTCGACGACGTGGAGGAGACGCTCGACGGCATCGCTGAGGACCTCGACGCCGCCGACCTCCCGACCCCCGACGAGGACGAGGAGGACGCCGAGGATCCCCGCGAGGAACTCGACGCCCGCCTCGACGATCTGCGCGACGAACTGGCGGCCGCCCGCGGCCCCTACGCGAGCGACGTCGTCGACGACGTCGAGGCCGCAAGGGATACCCTCACGGACACCGAGTGGACCGAGGACGGCGAGGACGAGGCCGCCGCGGCCGTCGCCGCCTTCGTCGACGAGGTGGCGACGATCCTGGACGCCGACCTCTCGGGCGACGACGCCGAGGCCCTGGACGCGGCCGCCGAGGCCGTCGCGGACGCCGACCTTGACGCCGACGCGGACGCCGAGACCATCGACGACCTCCTCTCCGCGACCGACGACCTCGCCGCCGGCCTCGACGACGCAGAGGAGTGGGACGACCTCGAAACCCACGAACAGCTTCGTGCTCAGGGCTTCTACGACGTCCTCGGCCACTACAAGGACTTCCCGCCCGAGTGGGCGGCGCTCAAGGAGTGGGAACAGCGGGGGAACGTCGAGATGGTGTTGCTCGCGCTCGACAGCTTCCAGTCGGAGTTCATGGAGCGTCACTGCCTGGAGGCGATCACCCGGATGAACGACGAGGCGGCCTTCGACGCCATGCACGGGCGCGCCGGCAAGCGCGACAAGCCCGGCATCAAGGCGCTCGGCAAGATGGGCGCCGAGGACGCCGTCGACACCCTGCTCGAGTACGTCGACGCCGACTCCGATCCCGGCCTCCAGAAGGTGACGTTCAAGGCGCTCGGCGAGATCGGGAGCGAGGCGGCCACCGGCCCGCTCGCGAACAAACTCGCCGCCGAGAACGAGCAGGTCCGCCCCTACGCCGCCCGCGCGCTCGGCCTCATCGGCGACACGCGCGCCGTCGACCCGCTCGCGGACACCCTCGCCGACGACGAGAACGACGAGGTCCGCGCGGCGGCCGCGTGGGCGCTCCGTCAGATCGGCACCGAACGCGCGCTCTCGGCCGCCGCCGACTACGCCGACGACCGCGCGTACCTCGTCCAGCACGAGGCCTCGCAGGCCGCCGACGCGCTGGCCGTCGAGGGCACGGCCTGA
- a CDS encoding FAD-binding oxidoreductase, whose protein sequence is MSTFDTLDPSIATDLRDDVAGDVVGPGDDAYHAARTVWNGRIDRFPVAIARVASSADVAAAIRFARERDLPLSVRGGGHHVTGSAVVDGAVVVDLSDMTAVDLDVEARTVRVGPGCRVGDVLTATQEHGLAIPCGSASHNGVAGSTLGGGIGWVRRAHGLGVDALRSVELVTVDGDVLTASDAANPDLFWAVRGGGANVGVVTRFEFECFELGPEVAVAQVAYPAPDDETTARLFRRYRAFVAEAPDAVTSMALRTFVPSLPFVPAEFHGAPIVMFYAVYAGDPGDGEAALRPLREAGDPAMDLSGRLPFVAVHDIATELFPTGNRYSWHSLYADELTDDLIERVATAGGTAPGAESSVTVWHLGGAVSDVPLDATAYAWRDAEFLVSVEAGWRDPGADEAHLAWAESTWRDLRGSDATLEGFYPGFPGFVDGDERSRMAYGDNLDRLASIKARYDPENLLRNNLNVRPSS, encoded by the coding sequence ATGTCAACTTTCGATACACTCGACCCGTCGATCGCCACCGACCTCCGAGACGACGTCGCCGGCGACGTCGTCGGCCCCGGAGACGACGCGTATCACGCCGCCCGAACCGTCTGGAACGGTCGAATCGACCGCTTTCCGGTCGCGATCGCACGCGTGGCCTCCAGCGCCGACGTCGCGGCGGCGATCCGATTCGCTCGCGAACGCGACCTGCCGCTGTCGGTCCGTGGTGGCGGTCACCACGTCACCGGTAGCGCCGTGGTCGACGGTGCGGTCGTGGTCGACCTCTCGGACATGACGGCCGTCGACCTCGACGTCGAGGCCCGGACGGTCCGTGTCGGCCCCGGCTGTCGCGTCGGCGACGTTCTCACGGCGACACAGGAACACGGTCTCGCGATCCCCTGCGGGAGCGCCTCGCACAACGGCGTAGCCGGATCGACGCTCGGCGGTGGCATCGGCTGGGTCCGACGGGCACACGGCCTCGGCGTCGACGCCCTCCGTTCGGTCGAACTCGTCACCGTCGACGGGGACGTGCTGACCGCCAGCGACGCGGCGAACCCGGACCTGTTCTGGGCCGTCCGGGGTGGCGGTGCCAACGTCGGGGTCGTGACGCGTTTCGAGTTCGAGTGTTTCGAACTCGGTCCGGAGGTCGCGGTCGCACAGGTCGCGTACCCCGCGCCCGACGACGAGACCACCGCCCGCCTGTTCCGCCGCTACCGCGCGTTCGTCGCCGAGGCGCCCGACGCGGTGACGTCGATGGCCCTCCGAACGTTCGTCCCGTCCCTCCCGTTCGTTCCGGCGGAGTTTCACGGCGCGCCGATCGTGATGTTCTACGCCGTCTACGCCGGCGACCCCGGCGACGGCGAGGCGGCGCTCCGTCCCCTCCGGGAGGCGGGGGACCCGGCGATGGACCTGAGCGGTCGGCTGCCGTTCGTGGCTGTTCACGACATCGCGACCGAACTGTTCCCGACCGGGAACCGCTACTCGTGGCACTCGCTGTACGCCGACGAACTGACGGACGACCTGATCGAGCGCGTCGCGACGGCCGGCGGAACGGCACCGGGAGCCGAGTCGTCCGTGACGGTGTGGCATCTCGGCGGTGCGGTGAGCGACGTCCCCTTGGACGCGACCGCCTACGCGTGGCGGGACGCGGAGTTTCTCGTCTCCGTCGAGGCCGGGTGGCGTGACCCCGGTGCGGACGAGGCGCACCTGGCGTGGGCCGAGTCGACCTGGCGCGACCTCCGGGGCTCGGACGCGACGCTGGAGGGGTTCTACCCCGGCTTCCCCGGCTTCGTCGACGGGGACGAGCGGTCCCGGATGGCGTACGGCGACAACCTCGACCGACTCGCGTCGATCAAGGCGCGGTACGATCCGGAGAACCTGCTCCGCAACAACCTGAACGTCAGGCCCTCGTCCTGA
- a CDS encoding PGF-CTERM sorting domain-containing protein, whose amino-acid sequence MRSDPPRAVLATLLACLLVVGAVAGLAAAAEEPREEPADTSPPVRVYVSETLDVSDVQLTGGGTIGTEQTTFVSTTGDNVFTVTPERADFGGVDPGSYDADTDDDDEPELVVVRPRITDFDVRNERGVDIAGDTLPADDFEEVRITVEYNFADADRLDVTVESPDGIDLAGDAVITESGGSVTVDTSSADPGTYRITVEGSDIEAGSATTEVTVAGGATATPEPTATATATATPTPTPEPTATPTPDPTATPEPTATPTPAPEPTVTATPAPTAEPTATATPTPTESAGDGFGAVVAVLALLAAAAVPRRRD is encoded by the coding sequence ATGCGATCCGACCCACCCCGCGCGGTTCTCGCGACCCTCCTCGCCTGCCTCCTCGTCGTGGGGGCCGTCGCCGGCCTCGCCGCCGCCGCCGAGGAGCCCCGGGAGGAGCCGGCCGACACGAGCCCGCCCGTCCGGGTGTACGTCAGCGAGACGCTCGACGTCTCGGACGTGCAACTCACCGGCGGCGGGACGATCGGTACCGAGCAGACGACGTTCGTCTCGACGACCGGCGACAACGTGTTCACCGTCACCCCGGAGCGCGCAGACTTCGGCGGCGTCGATCCGGGGTCGTACGACGCCGACACCGACGACGACGACGAGCCCGAACTGGTGGTCGTCCGCCCGCGGATCACCGACTTCGACGTGCGCAACGAGCGCGGCGTCGACATCGCGGGCGACACCCTCCCGGCCGACGACTTCGAGGAGGTCCGCATCACGGTCGAGTACAACTTCGCCGACGCCGACCGCCTCGACGTGACCGTCGAGAGCCCCGACGGGATCGACCTGGCGGGCGACGCGGTCATCACGGAGAGCGGCGGCAGCGTCACCGTCGACACGAGCAGTGCCGACCCCGGAACGTACCGGATCACCGTCGAGGGGAGCGACATCGAGGCGGGGTCGGCGACGACCGAGGTGACCGTCGCCGGCGGCGCCACCGCGACGCCGGAACCCACCGCCACCGCCACCGCCACCGCCACGCCCACGCCGACTCCCGAACCAACGGCGACGCCGACCCCCGACCCGACGGCGACGCCGGAGCCCACCGCCACGCCGACCCCGGCTCCCGAACCCACCGTCACCGCCACGCCGGCGCCGACCGCCGAACCTACCGCCACCGCCACGCCCACGCCGACCGAATCCGCGGGTGACGGGTTCGGCGCCGTCGTCGCCGTCCTCGCCCTCCTGGCGGCCGCGGCGGTGCCGCGACGGCGCGACTGA
- a CDS encoding DUF7547 family protein, whose protein sequence is MSRDEDEELVDLLSELERTLADLRAAVGEDVRERGRRRGDGAVPRRRPPTPGELLRFTEEYTIPTLIALLEATVQSLELLRAVLRLAGPRPTEGRLRERLSSSDGPEVTTLREALADLRGALTDADLPEESAAGSILADARSLTAEIDERLAAVDDGAESGRSGGRTADDRGVDIDVREEPVDVESELTSIKESMEEDGEEE, encoded by the coding sequence ATGAGCCGCGACGAGGACGAAGAACTGGTGGACCTGCTGTCGGAGCTAGAGCGGACGCTCGCCGACCTCCGGGCGGCCGTCGGCGAGGACGTGCGCGAGCGCGGACGTCGGCGGGGAGACGGCGCCGTCCCGCGGCGCCGGCCGCCGACACCGGGCGAACTCCTCCGATTCACCGAGGAGTACACGATTCCGACGCTGATCGCCCTGCTCGAAGCGACGGTCCAGTCGCTGGAACTGCTGCGCGCGGTCCTCCGTCTCGCGGGGCCGCGGCCGACGGAGGGCCGCCTCCGGGAGCGACTGTCGTCGTCGGACGGCCCCGAGGTGACGACGCTCCGGGAGGCCCTCGCCGACCTGCGGGGAGCCCTCACCGACGCCGACCTCCCGGAGGAGTCGGCGGCGGGGTCGATCCTCGCCGATGCCCGGTCGCTGACGGCCGAAATCGACGAGCGACTGGCGGCGGTCGACGACGGGGCGGAGAGCGGGCGGAGCGGGGGACGGACGGCGGACGACCGGGGCGTCGACATCGACGTCCGGGAGGAACCCGTCGACGTGGAATCGGAGCTGACGTCGATCAAGGAGTCGATGGAGGAAGACGGAGAGGAGGAGTGA
- a CDS encoding TrmB family transcriptional regulator — MSTNLSANATIAPTTDSLDVPDELTAADSKLVYLFVTVSDGVTVDELQSSLDIRKISLFPVLDTLSDRGLIDRIDDEYVAAS, encoded by the coding sequence ATGAGTACGAACCTGAGCGCGAACGCGACGATCGCCCCGACCACCGACAGCCTGGACGTTCCGGACGAACTCACCGCCGCCGACTCGAAGCTCGTGTACCTCTTCGTCACCGTCTCCGACGGCGTCACGGTCGACGAACTCCAGTCGTCGCTCGACATCCGGAAGATCAGCCTCTTCCCCGTCCTCGACACCCTGTCGGATCGGGGCCTGATCGACCGCATCGACGACGAGTACGTCGCCGCGTCGTAG
- the phaC gene encoding class III poly(R)-hydroxyalkanoic acid synthase subunit PhaC → MNPFTFPLDVQRDLWERAAADTESVGAIPDGLETMAEVEVGGTPSEVVYRENKLELHHYEPLVPEEERHDVPLLFVYALINRPYILDLQPDRSVVRRMLEAGFDVYLIDWGEPSELDTSLSLHDYVNRYIDNCVDEVRERSGQESINVLGYCMGGTMSVMYAALHPEKVRNLGLMAAGLCFDGTGGILEMWGDEDFFSPGTITETFGNVPAEFLDVGFALMDPVHNYVTKYGNLYDNIDDDDFVENFARMERWLNDPIDVPGAAYRQFLEDVYQDNKLYRNELELDGERVDLDDVTMPVLQVIGEYDHLIPPEASKPFNEAVASDDTEIMEFSTGHIGLSVSSSTHEHLWPEVAEWFAERSVDEADADSGTADEAPESDTPDAAVAEDVETTEADVAGTDLQELDGIGPAYAERLHDAGVDSVEALADADAATLSADSGIDEGRIRRWIDAATERTA, encoded by the coding sequence ATGAACCCCTTCACCTTCCCCCTGGACGTCCAGCGCGACCTCTGGGAGCGCGCCGCCGCCGACACCGAGTCCGTCGGCGCCATCCCGGACGGCCTGGAGACGATGGCCGAGGTGGAGGTCGGGGGGACGCCCAGCGAGGTCGTCTACCGCGAGAACAAGCTCGAACTCCACCACTACGAGCCGCTGGTGCCCGAGGAGGAGCGCCACGACGTCCCCCTCCTCTTCGTCTACGCGCTCATCAACCGGCCGTACATCCTCGACCTCCAGCCGGATCGGAGCGTCGTTCGGCGGATGCTCGAAGCCGGCTTCGACGTCTACCTGATCGACTGGGGCGAGCCCTCCGAACTCGATACGTCCCTGTCGCTGCACGACTACGTCAACCGCTACATCGACAACTGCGTCGACGAGGTGCGCGAGCGCTCGGGACAGGAGTCGATCAACGTCCTCGGCTACTGCATGGGCGGCACGATGAGCGTCATGTACGCCGCGCTCCACCCCGAGAAGGTCCGAAACCTCGGGCTCATGGCTGCCGGCCTCTGTTTCGACGGTACCGGCGGCATCCTCGAGATGTGGGGCGACGAGGACTTCTTCAGCCCCGGCACCATCACCGAGACGTTCGGCAACGTGCCCGCCGAGTTCCTCGACGTCGGGTTCGCGCTGATGGACCCGGTTCACAACTACGTCACGAAGTACGGCAACCTCTACGACAACATCGACGACGACGACTTCGTGGAGAACTTCGCCCGGATGGAGAGGTGGCTCAACGACCCCATCGACGTCCCCGGGGCCGCCTACCGGCAGTTCCTCGAAGACGTCTATCAGGACAACAAGCTCTACCGCAACGAACTCGAACTGGACGGCGAGCGGGTCGACCTCGACGACGTCACGATGCCCGTGTTGCAGGTGATCGGCGAGTACGACCACCTCATCCCCCCGGAGGCGAGCAAGCCCTTCAACGAGGCGGTCGCCAGCGACGACACCGAGATCATGGAGTTCTCGACGGGCCACATCGGCCTCTCGGTGTCGAGTTCCACCCACGAACACCTCTGGCCCGAGGTGGCCGAGTGGTTCGCCGAGCGCTCCGTGGACGAGGCGGACGCGGACTCCGGGACGGCGGACGAGGCGCCCGAGTCCGACACCCCCGACGCCGCCGTCGCCGAGGACGTCGAGACGACCGAGGCGGACGTCGCCGGCACCGATCTGCAGGAACTCGACGGCATCGGCCCGGCGTACGCCGAGCGCCTGCACGACGCCGGCGTCGACTCCGTCGAGGCCCTCGCCGACGCCGACGCCGCGACGCTGTCGGCCGACAGCGGCATCGACGAGGGACGCATCCGCCGGTGGATCGACGCGGCGACCGAACGCACCGCGTAG